A genomic window from Candidatus Bathyarchaeota archaeon includes:
- a CDS encoding 30S ribosomal protein S12, translating to MTGTKSPKGEFAARKLIKKRKHFRWKYRYFKRRMLGLDVKADPLEGAPMARGIVLEKVGVESRQPNSAVRKCVRVQLIKNGKQVTAFLPGDGALNFVDEHDEVLITGIGGPRGRAFGDLPGVRYQVIAVNGVALRSLILGKKEKPVR from the coding sequence ATGACTGGAACAAAGTCGCCAAAAGGGGAATTTGCGGCTAGAAAATTAATTAAGAAGCGAAAGCACTTTCGCTGGAAATATCGCTATTTCAAGCGGCGAATGCTTGGGTTGGATGTCAAGGCAGATCCTCTTGAAGGCGCCCCAATGGCTCGTGGGATAGTTCTTGAAAAGGTCGGTGTGGAAAGTCGACAGCCAAACTCGGCTGTGCGCAAATGTGTAAGGGTACAATTAATCAAGAATGGTAAACAAGTTACTGCTTTTCTGCCTGGTGACGGTGCTCTTAATTTTGTTGATGAACATGACGAGGTATTAATAACTGGAATCGGAGGACCTAGGGGAAGAGCATTCGGAGACTTGCCCGGGGTTCGCTACCAGGTAATCGCAGTTAACGGGGTGGCTCTTCGTTCTCTCATACTTGGGAAGAAAGAAAAACCGGTTCGGTGA
- a CDS encoding 50S ribosomal protein L30e has product MDVNKAIITAVQTGKVILGSKRTIDAVRIGKAKLVILASNCPPSIRGDIEYYARLSKTPVYIYQGNSIDLGEACGKVFTVAAMAIREPGDSEILKLVEESDVQD; this is encoded by the coding sequence ATTGACGTAAACAAAGCTATCATTACAGCTGTGCAAACAGGAAAAGTCATACTTGGCTCAAAACGGACGATAGATGCGGTGCGAATAGGAAAAGCGAAACTCGTTATTTTAGCTTCCAACTGTCCCCCTTCCATCCGTGGGGACATAGAGTATTATGCTCGCCTATCTAAAACTCCGGTTTACATCTACCAAGGTAATTCCATTGATCTAGGTGAAGCCTGCGGTAAAGTATTCACGGTTGCTGCAATGGCTATTCGCGAGCCGGGTGACTCTGAAATTTTAAAACTTGTGGAGGAAAGCGATGTCCAAGATTAG
- a CDS encoding LLM class flavin-dependent oxidoreductase — MSFESVKFGICPNLYPLELIYEVAEFAEKIGLDSVMMGDHLVAIGIKRREALEAWTTLAAIASRTHRIKLGTCVTDPHRRHPAVLAQTVATLDIISSGRVIFAIGPGEAMNLDPYGIPWNKPVSRMRETIEILKKLWVEQSVNYTGEFFKLQEATLEPKPIQKPHPPIWIAGISPRTMKLTAEIADGWFPLLITPEQYRAGLNNIRQLAEQVGRKSEDLEPALFLYTVVAEDREKARQLIEVPAKMLLTLFPKNLAKLGYSAPKELNASSFIVKPETVKTVLEKSTTIPSEAIKQFFVFGLPDDCIAGLEKYIKAGVRYFALALLTPPPLTMATFKLYVEKVLPYFREDIQSK, encoded by the coding sequence TTGAGTTTTGAAAGTGTAAAATTTGGAATTTGCCCAAATCTCTATCCACTAGAATTAATCTATGAGGTGGCAGAATTCGCTGAGAAAATCGGATTAGATTCGGTAATGATGGGTGATCACCTAGTTGCCATAGGAATTAAAAGGCGAGAAGCACTAGAAGCATGGACTACATTAGCAGCAATAGCGTCTAGAACGCACCGTATAAAATTGGGAACATGCGTTACGGATCCCCATAGACGCCACCCTGCAGTATTAGCTCAAACTGTAGCCACATTAGATATAATTTCTAGTGGACGTGTCATCTTTGCGATTGGCCCAGGGGAAGCTATGAATTTGGATCCATATGGGATCCCATGGAATAAACCAGTCTCAAGAATGCGCGAAACAATCGAGATACTTAAAAAACTTTGGGTTGAGCAGTCAGTCAATTACACTGGAGAATTCTTTAAGCTTCAGGAAGCAACCCTTGAACCAAAACCTATTCAAAAGCCTCATCCGCCAATTTGGATTGCCGGAATATCACCTAGAACGATGAAATTGACGGCTGAAATTGCAGATGGCTGGTTTCCGCTGCTCATAACACCCGAACAATATAGAGCAGGATTAAACAACATTCGCCAGTTGGCAGAGCAAGTTGGAAGAAAGAGCGAAGACCTAGAACCAGCACTTTTTCTTTACACGGTCGTGGCTGAAGACCGTGAAAAAGCACGCCAACTTATTGAGGTTCCCGCAAAAATGTTGCTAACCTTATTTCCCAAGAATCTGGCGAAGTTGGGCTACAGTGCTCCGAAAGAGCTTAATGCCTCTAGTTTTATCGTTAAACCTGAAACAGTTAAAACGGTATTAGAAAAATCAACTACAATCCCATCTGAAGCTATTAAACAATTTTTCGTTTTCGGATTGCCTGATGATTGCATAGCAGGACTTGAAAAATACATAAAAGCGGGAGTCAGGTATTTTGCCTTGGCGCTACTGACGCCCCCACCGTTAACCATGGCGACGTTCAAGCTCTACGTAGAAAAGGTATTGCCATATTTTAGGGAGGACATACAGAGTAAATAG
- a CDS encoding NusA-like transcription termination signal-binding factor, translated as MSKIRLTGDEIRYISLFESVTGATAKDCIIDEKSNRVIFTVKPGDIGFAIGKGGANIKFLRRMTGRDIEVVEYADVPSEFIKNSLAPARVKEIQILDRPDGRRIAVVIVEPRDKGVAIGKNGKTAERTRFLVKRYFQIDNVVIT; from the coding sequence ATGTCCAAGATTAGGCTAACTGGCGACGAAATTCGATACATCTCGCTTTTCGAAAGTGTCACTGGAGCTACTGCCAAGGATTGTATTATTGACGAGAAGTCGAACCGCGTGATCTTTACCGTAAAACCCGGGGACATCGGATTCGCCATTGGAAAAGGTGGGGCAAATATTAAATTTCTCCGCCGAATGACCGGGCGTGACATTGAAGTCGTTGAATACGCTGATGTTCCATCGGAATTCATTAAGAACAGCTTGGCCCCTGCACGTGTTAAGGAAATTCAAATTCTTGATCGGCCAGATGGGCGTCGGATCGCCGTTGTTATAGTCGAACCAAGAGACAAAGGAGTAGCCATCGGCAAAAACGGAAAAACTGCTGAGCGAACCAGATTCCTTGTTAAACGATATTTCCAAATTGACAACGTTGTGATAACGTAA
- a CDS encoding flavodoxin family protein, translated as MKIIGISGSASKSPYRTTEFLVKKALESASECGAETEFIRLSDLNIQPCDGCNICLKQKICTIKDDMQMLYEKLIKCDGIILGSPSYFGTVSGLVKNFMDRTRPLRGGLELSLANKVGGAIAVAGWRHGGQEFVADTIIRFFLTHGMIVVGNLTDTGYLQNTAYGGLGTLQGKRAKEWDKITEDEVGINSAIALGKKIVEVLRLMHK; from the coding sequence TTGAAAATAATAGGTATAAGTGGTAGTGCCTCAAAATCACCCTATAGAACAACGGAATTCCTCGTAAAGAAAGCCTTGGAAAGTGCTAGCGAGTGTGGTGCTGAAACTGAGTTTATCCGCCTATCTGATCTAAATATTCAACCTTGCGACGGCTGTAATATATGCTTAAAACAGAAAATATGCACCATAAAGGATGACATGCAAATGTTGTATGAAAAACTAATCAAATGCGATGGAATAATATTAGGCTCACCCTCTTATTTCGGCACGGTCAGCGGCCTAGTCAAGAATTTTATGGATCGTACACGCCCTCTGCGCGGTGGACTTGAATTGTCACTTGCAAATAAGGTCGGAGGCGCTATAGCAGTAGCAGGCTGGAGACATGGAGGACAAGAATTCGTTGCAGACACTATAATTAGGTTCTTCCTTACACATGGAATGATTGTAGTGGGAAACCTAACTGACACGGGTTACCTACAAAATACAGCTTACGGGGGTCTTGGAACATTGCAAGGAAAGCGGGCTAAGGAGTGGGACAAAATAACTGAAGATGAAGTTGGAATTAATAGTGCAATAGCTCTAGGGAAAAAAATAGTGGAAGTATTGAGGCTGATGCATAAGTAA
- a CDS encoding DNA-directed RNA polymerase subunit A' — translation MEAELYKVIDAIKFGIFSPNDIRKLSVVEVQTADTYDEDGAPITSGLMDGRLGTLEPRQRCKTCGNTAARCPGHFGHIELAVPVVHVGFAKLIYALLTATCRNCGRILLTDAKINEFRLRIEEIKAQLGSVPEVLYEQVIREAKKCSECPHCGAGQYVVEFSKPTTFYEVLEDGGARRLTPSMIRERLERIIDDDLRLVGFDPTVARPEWMILQVLPVPPVYVRPSITLESGIRSEDDLTHKLVDIIRINQRLKENIDAGAPTLIIQDLSELLQYHVTTYFDNEASGIPPARHRSGRALKTLSQRLKGKEGRFRSNLSGKRVDFSARTVISPDPNLDINEVGVPIDVAMRLTVPEKVTQWNLDQMKQLVIAGPQNYPGALYVVRPDGKRIRLEFVAEREKVAESLQPGFIVERHLRDGDIAIFNRQPSLHRMSIMAHYVKVLPYKTFRLHLCVCPPYNADFDGDEMNLHIPQSEEAQAEARLLMQVQDQILSPRYGGPIIGAIRDFITAAYLLTNNTTLLTKDEVSRLVTAAGYEGQLPKPFIKKPSPRWTGKQVFSLFLPKGFNYVLKANTCRQCANCLKEKCPYDAYVVIRDGILECGVIDKNSIGAERSESLYHRIVKDYGTSAGQSFLRSICKLVNAFMSMRGFTYSLDELDLSKETQHKINRVIQATQERVQGLIEAYRKGTLPRLPGQTIEESLEIYIMNELANARDKAGEAADSFFGMDNQGIIMTRTGARGSTLNISQMTACVGQQSVRGKRIIRGYRDRALSHFPVGDPSPGARGFVVSSYRDGLNPIEFFFHAMGGREGLVDTAVRTQQSGYMQRRLINALEYLRVEYDGTVRDSRGDIIQFRYGEDGVDPAKSDHGKAVNVDRLVERIRISMEGGRAASAEYVEKRLNEIADQLTPLLVKELRKTILSAKLNREAVDTVLSLAVENYKRALVEPGEAVGIIAAQSIGEPGTQMTLRTFHYAGVKERDVTLGLPRLIEIVDARRTPSTPIMNIYLDKKHRVSREKATEVAQQIIFTTLEDLAQSIYIDPKLGAVVVMLDRAMMRDRGVAVNDLRAILHIPNCDVQIERDTITITPKEIVAIDIRKLSDKISAIHVKGIPGIHRVLVTEEHGEWVIHTDGSNLQRVLKVPGVDPTRTTTNHIHEIAETLGIEAARNAIIKEALSVLEEQGLDVDIRHVMLVADAMTCTGEVRQIGRHGVSGEKASVLAKAAFEITVPNLIQAAAEGATDPLKGVAENIIVGQMVPVGTGAIDIYMSPPQKIEGKTEEKLSKPPVSS, via the coding sequence ATGGAGGCTGAGCTTTACAAAGTCATAGATGCTATTAAGTTTGGAATTTTTTCACCAAACGATATCCGAAAACTTTCTGTGGTAGAGGTTCAGACTGCGGACACCTATGATGAAGATGGGGCTCCAATTACCTCTGGATTGATGGATGGGCGCCTTGGAACATTGGAGCCGAGGCAACGATGCAAAACCTGTGGAAATACTGCCGCCCGCTGCCCCGGGCATTTCGGTCATATCGAATTGGCTGTGCCAGTTGTTCATGTTGGCTTTGCCAAACTTATTTATGCGCTTCTTACTGCAACATGTCGAAATTGTGGTCGAATTCTCCTAACCGATGCAAAAATTAATGAATTTCGCTTACGGATTGAAGAGATTAAGGCCCAATTAGGCTCTGTTCCAGAGGTTTTATACGAGCAAGTTATTCGTGAAGCAAAGAAGTGTTCAGAATGTCCGCATTGCGGTGCTGGGCAATATGTAGTGGAATTCAGCAAACCTACTACTTTTTATGAGGTTTTAGAGGATGGCGGGGCTCGTAGGCTAACTCCTAGTATGATTCGAGAGCGGCTTGAGCGAATTATCGACGATGATCTACGCTTAGTTGGATTTGATCCAACGGTCGCTCGTCCTGAATGGATGATCCTTCAAGTTCTTCCTGTTCCACCTGTATATGTAAGACCATCAATTACTCTCGAATCGGGAATTCGGTCTGAAGACGATTTAACTCATAAACTTGTTGACATAATTCGAATTAATCAACGGTTAAAGGAGAATATTGATGCCGGTGCACCAACTCTAATCATTCAAGACCTATCTGAGTTGCTTCAATATCATGTAACGACATACTTTGACAATGAAGCATCTGGAATTCCTCCAGCCAGGCACCGGTCCGGTAGGGCGTTAAAGACTCTTTCTCAGCGCCTTAAGGGAAAGGAAGGTAGATTTCGGAGTAATTTATCAGGGAAGAGAGTTGATTTCTCCGCTAGAACAGTGATTTCTCCTGACCCGAACCTCGATATAAACGAGGTCGGCGTCCCAATTGACGTTGCAATGCGTTTGACAGTGCCCGAGAAAGTTACTCAATGGAATTTAGACCAGATGAAGCAACTAGTTATCGCCGGCCCTCAAAACTATCCGGGAGCTTTATATGTAGTTCGACCAGATGGGAAGCGAATTCGTCTTGAATTTGTTGCAGAAAGGGAAAAAGTCGCAGAATCTCTTCAACCAGGCTTTATCGTTGAACGGCATCTTCGGGATGGAGATATTGCGATTTTTAATCGACAGCCATCTTTGCATCGAATGTCAATCATGGCTCACTATGTTAAAGTTCTTCCCTACAAGACTTTTAGACTTCATCTCTGTGTCTGCCCGCCTTATAACGCAGATTTTGATGGGGATGAGATGAACCTTCATATTCCCCAAAGCGAGGAAGCACAGGCTGAAGCCCGCCTCTTGATGCAAGTTCAAGATCAAATCCTCTCTCCAAGATATGGGGGACCAATCATCGGAGCGATCAGAGATTTTATCACCGCTGCATATTTACTTACTAACAATACGACTCTCCTCACGAAGGATGAGGTTTCTAGGCTTGTTACAGCCGCGGGCTACGAGGGTCAACTGCCCAAGCCATTTATAAAGAAACCCTCGCCACGTTGGACTGGAAAACAGGTTTTCAGTCTTTTCCTGCCAAAGGGTTTCAATTATGTCCTCAAAGCGAATACCTGCCGACAATGTGCTAACTGTCTAAAAGAGAAGTGTCCATATGATGCGTATGTCGTTATCAGAGATGGAATACTCGAATGTGGAGTAATTGACAAAAATTCTATTGGGGCAGAGAGATCTGAAAGCCTATACCATCGAATTGTCAAGGATTATGGGACCAGTGCAGGTCAATCGTTTCTCAGGTCAATCTGCAAACTTGTAAACGCGTTCATGTCGATGCGTGGCTTCACGTATAGCCTTGATGAACTCGACCTTTCCAAAGAAACGCAGCATAAAATAAACCGTGTTATTCAAGCTACGCAAGAGCGTGTTCAGGGATTAATTGAAGCTTATCGAAAAGGAACTCTTCCACGTCTTCCAGGTCAAACCATTGAAGAGTCGCTAGAAATTTATATCATGAATGAGTTGGCAAATGCTCGGGATAAGGCAGGGGAAGCTGCTGACTCCTTTTTCGGAATGGACAATCAGGGAATTATAATGACTCGGACCGGAGCTCGAGGGTCAACCTTGAATATCAGCCAAATGACTGCCTGCGTTGGGCAACAATCTGTACGTGGAAAAAGAATTATTCGAGGATATCGTGATAGAGCGTTATCGCATTTCCCTGTTGGGGATCCCAGCCCGGGGGCGAGGGGTTTCGTAGTTTCATCTTACCGAGATGGGCTGAATCCTATTGAATTCTTTTTCCATGCTATGGGCGGGCGTGAAGGACTCGTTGATACCGCAGTACGCACTCAACAAAGCGGATACATGCAAAGACGATTAATTAATGCCTTAGAGTATCTACGTGTTGAGTATGATGGGACCGTCAGGGACTCAAGGGGTGATATTATCCAATTCCGCTACGGAGAAGACGGTGTCGATCCAGCGAAGAGTGATCATGGAAAGGCGGTAAACGTTGACCGTCTCGTTGAGCGAATACGAATTTCCATGGAAGGTGGAAGAGCTGCATCTGCAGAATACGTAGAAAAGCGATTAAACGAAATTGCTGATCAATTAACTCCATTATTAGTGAAAGAGTTACGCAAAACTATACTCAGTGCGAAGTTAAATAGGGAAGCGGTTGATACCGTTCTTTCGTTGGCTGTAGAGAATTATAAGCGCGCCCTCGTTGAACCCGGCGAAGCTGTTGGAATTATTGCAGCGCAATCAATTGGAGAGCCTGGTACACAAATGACCTTAAGGACATTTCACTACGCTGGAGTTAAAGAGAGGGATGTCACTCTTGGTCTTCCACGTCTCATCGAAATTGTCGATGCGCGACGAACTCCTTCAACTCCGATTATGAATATCTACCTAGACAAAAAACATAGGGTAAGCCGGGAGAAAGCCACGGAGGTAGCCCAGCAAATTATCTTCACTACTTTGGAAGACCTTGCCCAATCCATATATATTGACCCGAAGTTAGGGGCTGTTGTTGTCATGCTGGATCGAGCTATGATGAGGGATCGCGGCGTTGCTGTTAACGATCTTCGAGCCATTCTTCATATTCCAAATTGTGATGTTCAAATTGAACGCGATACAATCACAATTACACCAAAAGAGATAGTAGCCATCGATATTCGTAAACTTAGTGACAAAATCTCAGCAATTCACGTTAAAGGAATACCGGGAATCCATAGGGTGCTTGTTACCGAAGAACATGGCGAGTGGGTAATCCATACAGACGGGTCAAACCTTCAGCGGGTCCTCAAAGTTCCAGGCGTAGACCCAACTCGAACAACTACTAACCATATTCACGAAATTGCTGAAACTCTCGGAATCGAAGCCGCTCGCAATGCCATTATTAAAGAAGCTTTAAGCGTTTTAGAAGAACAAGGGCTTGACGTAGATATTCGGCATGTGATGCTTGTTGCCGATGCAATGACTTGTACCGGAGAGGTTCGGCAAATTGGTCGACACGGAGTGAGCGGTGAAAAGGCAAGTGTTCTGGCTAAGGCTGCCTTTGAAATTACTGTTCCAAATCTCATTCAAGCCGCTGCTGAAGGGGCGACGGATCCGCTGAAAGGTGTTGCCGAGAACATTATAGTCGGGCAAATGGTGCCGGTTGGAACAGGGGCAATAGACATTTATATGTCTCCCCCTCAAAAAATCGAAGGAAAAACCGAGGAAAAATTATCAAAACCTCCAGTTAGCTCTTAA
- a CDS encoding 4-hydroxyphenylacetate 3-hydroxylase family protein encodes MKTGSEYIDSLRKLHLNVYMFGEKIKNPVDFPFIKPSQNAVKLTYDLAHDPEYTDLMTATSHLTGKKINRFTHIAQSAEDLVKKVKMLRLLGQKTGCCFQRCVGLDALLALSSVTYEMDQKLGTEYYARFNAFLKYVQENDLVCVGGMTDVKGNRGLRPSQQADPDLFVHVVERREDGIVVKGAKAHQTGAINSHEIIVMPTLSMTSEDKDYAVSFAIPTDAEGITHIIGRQINDTRKLEDLTMDVGNATYGVAGHEALIIFDEVFVPWERVFMCGEYEYSGQLVERFAGYHRQNYGGCKVGLGDVLIGAAATIAEYNGVENAFHVRDKIIEMIHLNETLYAGSLACSYEGYKLPSGTYFINPLLANITKLNVTRFPFEMARLAIDLTGGIIGTMPSERDLRSPDVGKYVEKYLKGKADVPTEHRMRIVRLIENMTMGTGLLEDMHGAGSPQAQKIMIARQANIEAKKKLAKILAGIPENR; translated from the coding sequence TTGAAAACCGGGTCAGAATACATCGATAGCCTTAGGAAGCTTCACTTGAATGTTTACATGTTTGGAGAGAAAATCAAAAACCCAGTTGACTTTCCATTTATTAAACCCTCACAAAACGCTGTTAAGTTAACCTACGATTTAGCACACGATCCGGAATACACAGATTTGATGACAGCTACATCGCATCTAACAGGGAAGAAGATCAACAGGTTTACCCATATTGCGCAGAGTGCTGAAGACCTGGTTAAGAAGGTGAAGATGCTACGTTTGCTAGGACAGAAGACAGGGTGTTGCTTCCAACGGTGCGTTGGCTTAGATGCTTTGCTTGCGCTTTCAAGCGTAACCTATGAGATGGATCAGAAACTCGGGACTGAGTATTATGCTCGTTTTAATGCCTTTCTCAAGTATGTTCAAGAAAATGATTTGGTCTGCGTTGGGGGGATGACTGACGTTAAAGGAAATAGGGGGTTAAGGCCAAGTCAGCAGGCTGATCCCGATCTATTTGTGCATGTTGTTGAACGAAGGGAGGATGGAATCGTTGTTAAGGGTGCAAAAGCCCATCAAACCGGCGCCATAAACTCTCATGAGATCATTGTTATGCCCACATTGTCGATGACTTCGGAGGACAAAGATTACGCAGTTTCATTTGCCATTCCCACTGATGCAGAAGGCATAACCCACATAATTGGAAGGCAGATAAATGATACGCGAAAGCTCGAAGACTTAACGATGGACGTTGGTAATGCCACTTATGGTGTGGCTGGACATGAAGCTTTAATCATCTTCGATGAAGTTTTTGTACCATGGGAGAGGGTTTTCATGTGCGGGGAATACGAATACTCGGGGCAATTGGTTGAAAGGTTTGCGGGTTACCATAGGCAGAACTATGGGGGGTGCAAGGTAGGTCTTGGAGACGTTTTAATTGGTGCTGCCGCGACAATAGCCGAGTATAATGGAGTAGAAAATGCATTTCACGTAAGGGATAAAATAATTGAAATGATTCACTTGAATGAAACATTGTATGCTGGTAGTTTAGCCTGCTCTTACGAGGGGTATAAGCTCCCCTCAGGGACCTATTTCATTAACCCACTTCTCGCTAACATTACCAAACTCAATGTAACTCGATTCCCATTTGAAATGGCTAGGTTGGCAATAGATTTGACTGGTGGTATAATTGGAACAATGCCTTCAGAACGCGATCTTCGAAGTCCTGACGTGGGAAAATATGTAGAGAAATATCTGAAAGGAAAGGCCGATGTGCCCACAGAACACAGGATGCGTATCGTTAGATTAATAGAAAATATGACTATGGGTACAGGGTTGCTAGAGGATATGCACGGCGCAGGTTCTCCTCAAGCGCAGAAAATTATGATCGCTCGTCAAGCTAACATAGAAGCCAAAAAGAAATTAGCAAAAATTCTCGCAGGAATACCTGAAAACAGGTAG